One region of Culex pipiens pallens isolate TS chromosome 2, TS_CPP_V2, whole genome shotgun sequence genomic DNA includes:
- the LOC120415000 gene encoding uncharacterized protein K02A2.6-like has product MRGIRVYVPPELRRNVLAELHSTHFGGTRLKSLARGYVWWERIDKDIEELIRNCAACQVTRADPAKVPLHCWETPKGPFDRVHVDFAGPFMGTYFIVFVDAYSKWPEVKILRDITTSTTIHACREFFAAYGIPAVLVSDHGVQFTSAEFQHFLKQNGIFHKMGTPYHPATNCEAERFIQTFKGKMKALNLRQVENARGTVQHPTQLPQIRSRLDLVVPNAAVVEEKAEVAVRSLPEGARVAARDFLSKDKWKYGHVAEKLGKLHYNIKLDDGRLWNRPAARSRSEPAVWTS; this is encoded by the exons ATGCGCGGAATCCGGGTGTACGTCCCACCAGAGCTGCGGCGGAACGTGCTCGCGGAGCTGCACTCTACACACTTTGGGGGCACACGCTTGAAGTCGCTCGCCAGAGGATACGTGTGGTGGGAGCGGATCGACAAGGACATCGAGGAGCTGATCCGGAACTGCGCGGCCTGTCAGGTGACACGGGCCGATCCTGCGAAAGTGCCTCTACACTGCTGGGAAACGCCTAAGGGACCATTCGACAGAGTGCACGTGGATTTCGCTGGACCATTTATGGGTACGTACTTCATCGTATTTGTTGACGCGTACTCCAAGTGGCCAGAAGTGAAGATCTTGCGAGACATCACTACGAGTACGACCATCCACGCCTGTCGTGAATTCTTTGCTGCCTACGGGATACCTGCCGTGCTCGTGAGCGACCACGGAGTGCAATTCACGTCGGCCGAGTTTCAGCACTTCCTGAAACAAAATGGAATCTTCCACAAGATGGGCACACCGTACCATCCGGCAACCAACTGTGAGGCAGAGAGATTCATCCAAACGTTCAAGGGCAAGATGAAGGCTCTCAACCTGCGACAAGTCGAAAATGCACGCGGAACTGTGCAACATCCTACTCAGTTACC GCAGATCCGCTCTCGACTTGACCTGGTGGTCCCGAACGCTGCAGTGGTGGAAGAAAAAGCCGAAGTAGCCGTTCGATCGCTTCCCGAGGGGGCGAGAGTTGCTGCTCGTGACTTCCTGAGCAAGGACAAGTGGAAGTACGGTCACGTTGCTGAAAAGTTGGGCAAACTCCACTACAACATCAAGCTGGACGATGGTCGACTCTGGAATCGACCAGCTGCGAGAAGTCGGAGCGAACCTGCCGTCTGGACGTCCTGA